In Microscilla marina ATCC 23134, a single window of DNA contains:
- a CDS encoding condensin complex protein MksE, with product MKEITPFLKEIFDLLSRGNFISANSKVYRHRQLFNQIEEHFEEIFDYFGAIGFTLEAGNNYYYFSKEEANYILERKIETFYKYIDILAFFADFDNSFGEGYQFSMTDIEQKSKVDTNLQQQLFEVTRDISENSSYYERVSHLVRKMTKEGFFECEDEERRDYRVLSAYNYLQNIVKSIDIDYEEEEEEV from the coding sequence ATGAAAGAAATTACTCCTTTTCTCAAAGAAATATTTGACTTGCTGAGCCGGGGCAACTTTATCAGCGCCAACAGCAAGGTATACCGCCATCGACAGTTGTTTAATCAAATAGAAGAGCACTTTGAAGAGATATTTGATTATTTTGGTGCCATTGGTTTTACTCTTGAGGCAGGAAATAACTATTACTATTTTTCGAAGGAAGAAGCTAACTATATACTAGAGCGTAAAATAGAAACTTTTTATAAGTACATTGATATTTTAGCCTTCTTTGCCGATTTTGACAATAGTTTTGGTGAGGGTTACCAGTTTAGCATGACCGACATTGAGCAAAAAAGTAAGGTAGATACCAACCTACAACAACAATTATTTGAAGTAACCCGTGACATTTCTGAAAACTCAAGTTATTATGAAAGAGTAAGCCATCTCGTGCGCAAAATGACCAAAGAGGGCTTTTTTGAATGCGAAGACGAAGAACGTCGCGACTATAGGGTGTTGTCGGCATACAACTATTTACAAAACATTGTCAAGAGTATTGACATCGACTATGAGGAGGAAGAAGAAGAGGTATAA
- a CDS encoding aspartate kinase codes for MKVFKFGGASVKDARSVKNMLHILKQQAADQRLVIVISAMGKTTNALEQLFSLHWEQQDYQATLENIRQYHWDIAQNLFTDRKDSIFSLLENLFAELKQQLSSVSHHTVSYDEAYDQVISYGEIISTQLISKYLQQEGLACQWLDARQVLYTDAKWRDAQIDWEITESQIRQKVLPMLAQGQVITQGFIAGTVGNKTTTLGREGSDFTGAIFATSLQATSLTIWKDVNGILNADPKIVANAQKYAYLSYWEAAEMTQYGAKVIHPKTIIPLMKKDIPLYVRSFVYPKQTGTCISHTEVEKMIPAIIFKENQTLIKLKVKGANFMTNQRLIEVLQGLQAFHIEGHFIHKSALGCEICVSGRPHRTKKFIAVFDQQYHISTHTDLQLVTIKNYDLATIKSSTQGWTVLLEERNGNVYQAVVEAQLNGNK; via the coding sequence ATGAAAGTTTTCAAATTTGGTGGTGCATCAGTTAAAGATGCCCGGTCGGTAAAAAATATGCTGCATATATTAAAGCAACAGGCTGCCGACCAACGTTTGGTGATTGTTATTTCGGCGATGGGTAAAACAACCAATGCACTGGAACAACTTTTTAGTCTTCACTGGGAGCAGCAAGACTATCAGGCAACGCTTGAAAACATCAGACAATACCATTGGGACATTGCCCAAAATTTATTTACAGATCGCAAAGATAGTATTTTTTCGTTGCTCGAAAACCTGTTCGCAGAATTAAAGCAGCAATTAAGCAGCGTTAGCCACCACACGGTGTCGTATGATGAAGCCTATGACCAGGTAATTTCTTATGGTGAAATTATTTCTACCCAACTGATTAGCAAGTACTTGCAACAAGAAGGGCTCGCCTGCCAATGGTTGGACGCCCGCCAGGTATTGTATACCGATGCCAAGTGGCGTGATGCACAAATAGATTGGGAAATTACTGAATCACAAATTAGACAAAAGGTGTTGCCTATGCTTGCTCAGGGGCAGGTGATCACCCAAGGGTTTATAGCTGGTACAGTAGGCAATAAAACCACTACATTGGGGCGCGAAGGGTCTGATTTTACCGGGGCTATTTTTGCTACCAGCCTGCAAGCCACCTCACTTACTATCTGGAAAGACGTGAATGGAATATTGAACGCAGATCCTAAAATAGTAGCCAATGCTCAAAAATATGCTTATTTATCGTATTGGGAAGCAGCCGAAATGACCCAGTACGGAGCAAAGGTGATTCACCCCAAGACCATCATTCCTTTAATGAAAAAAGACATTCCCTTGTATGTCAGGTCGTTCGTTTATCCTAAGCAAACAGGTACTTGCATAAGCCATACTGAGGTAGAAAAAATGATTCCGGCCATTATATTTAAAGAAAACCAAACCTTGATTAAGCTGAAAGTAAAAGGGGCAAATTTTATGACCAATCAACGTTTAATTGAGGTGCTGCAAGGCTTGCAGGCTTTTCATATAGAGGGGCATTTTATCCATAAATCGGCGCTGGGATGTGAAATATGTGTGAGTGGTCGCCCTCATCGTACCAAAAAATTTATTGCAGTTTTTGATCAACAGTACCACATCAGTACTCATACTGATTTACAATTGGTCACTATCAAAAATTATGACCTTGCCACTATCAAGTCATCTACCCAGGGCTGGACAGTACTTTTGGAAGAACGTAATGGCAATGTGTACCAGGCAGTGGTAGAGGCACAACTTAATGGAAACAAATGA
- the fbp gene encoding class 1 fructose-bisphosphatase: MSEKLSLPIGTTLSRFIRERQEQFTYASGELSQLLRDISVAAKVVNREVNRAGLTNILGKHGAQNVQGEEQQKLDVIANNLFIKSLSNGGEVCAIISEEDENITDTQNPHGKYVIAMDPLDGSSNIDVNVSIGTIFSIYRRQSPVGSPVQESDIFQKGTEQVGAGYTLYGSSTMLVYTTGHGVNGFTLEPSLGEFLLSHPDMKIPTKGKIFSINEGSAVDFGQAVKNYVSDCKKNKFKGRYIGSLVADFHRNLLKGGIYVYPSTKSAPNGKLRLLYECNALAFIAEQAGGKSSNGIQRTLEIEPTELHQRCPLYIGSKEMVERAESFIMAGENVEK; this comes from the coding sequence ATGAGCGAAAAATTATCTTTACCCATTGGTACTACTCTTAGTCGGTTTATCAGGGAGCGACAAGAGCAGTTTACTTATGCAAGTGGGGAGCTGTCGCAACTACTGAGGGATATTTCGGTGGCAGCCAAAGTAGTAAACCGTGAGGTAAACCGTGCCGGGTTGACCAATATATTGGGTAAACATGGGGCTCAGAATGTACAAGGTGAAGAACAACAAAAGCTGGATGTAATAGCCAATAATTTATTTATAAAATCTTTGAGTAACGGAGGAGAGGTTTGCGCCATTATTTCGGAAGAGGATGAAAATATAACTGATACCCAAAACCCGCATGGCAAATATGTCATTGCAATGGACCCATTAGATGGTTCCTCTAACATAGATGTCAATGTATCTATAGGCACCATTTTTTCCATTTATCGACGACAGTCTCCGGTAGGTTCGCCGGTACAGGAATCAGATATTTTCCAGAAAGGCACCGAACAGGTAGGAGCTGGCTATACACTTTATGGTTCGTCTACTATGTTGGTATACACCACAGGTCATGGGGTCAACGGCTTTACTCTTGAGCCCTCATTGGGCGAGTTCTTATTGTCACACCCTGATATGAAGATTCCCACCAAGGGCAAAATATTTTCTATCAACGAAGGGTCAGCCGTAGACTTTGGCCAAGCAGTGAAAAATTATGTCAGTGATTGTAAAAAGAACAAGTTCAAAGGACGTTACATTGGTTCTTTGGTGGCAGACTTTCACCGCAACTTGCTCAAGGGAGGCATTTATGTTTATCCATCTACCAAAAGTGCTCCCAATGGCAAGCTCCGCTTGTTGTATGAGTGCAACGCACTGGCTTTTATAGCAGAGCAGGCAGGAGGAAAGTCGTCAAATGGTATACAGCGTACCCTAGAGATAGAGCCTACCGAACTTCACCAGCGTTGTCCACTATACATTGGTTCAAAAGAAATGGTAGAACGGGCTGAGTCTTTTATTATGGCAGGCGAAAATGTAGAGAAATAG
- a CDS encoding cytochrome-c peroxidase → MYHLPFISYFFDRFFMKYPNYIIAFACLCLLASCTKTESTTDPQSNTSDTEVLAKTLNLPSEPYNYSNITLPNHFQVRPVQDANNTPSTNPVTDLGSTLGRVLFYDKNLSANNTIACGSCHLQSKSFTDPAQFSDGFEGGKTGRHSMSLANALFYENGKFFWDERAATLEDQVLMPIQDQIEMGMTLENLVPKLQALDYYKVLFRQTYGDTTVTTERISKSLAQFIRSMVSYQSKYDEALNGQNGPTNPGANLTGLTTEENLGRQVFSDPARGGCAGCHSTDLFIGREALNNGLDATTTDKGLAGVTGLATDEGKFKVPSLRNVALTAPYMHDGRFTTLEQVIEHYNSGVKAHPALDNRLKAPGTNQAKKLNLTAAEKTAVIAFLNTLTDNTFINDEKFADPFK, encoded by the coding sequence ATGTATCATTTACCATTTATTTCTTATTTTTTTGATCGTTTTTTTATGAAATACCCCAATTATATTATAGCCTTTGCCTGTTTATGCTTACTGGCGTCTTGCACCAAAACAGAATCAACCACAGACCCTCAGAGTAATACTTCGGACACAGAGGTATTGGCAAAAACATTGAATTTGCCTTCCGAGCCATACAATTACTCCAACATTACTCTCCCAAACCATTTTCAGGTACGCCCTGTGCAAGATGCCAATAACACCCCTAGTACCAACCCAGTAACTGACCTGGGCTCTACCCTGGGGCGGGTATTGTTTTACGACAAAAACCTGTCGGCTAATAATACCATTGCCTGTGGGTCTTGTCATTTGCAAAGCAAAAGTTTTACCGACCCAGCCCAGTTTAGCGATGGCTTCGAAGGAGGTAAAACCGGGCGACACTCAATGAGCCTTGCCAATGCATTGTTTTATGAAAATGGCAAGTTTTTCTGGGATGAGCGCGCCGCTACTTTAGAAGATCAGGTATTGATGCCTATTCAAGACCAAATAGAGATGGGAATGACCCTCGAAAACCTTGTACCCAAACTTCAGGCACTAGACTATTACAAAGTATTGTTTCGTCAAACTTATGGCGATACTACAGTCACTACCGAAAGAATTTCCAAATCGCTTGCCCAATTTATACGTTCGATGGTATCTTATCAATCGAAATACGATGAAGCACTCAATGGACAAAATGGGCCTACTAATCCAGGAGCCAACCTTACCGGACTTACCACTGAAGAAAACCTTGGCCGCCAGGTGTTTAGCGATCCTGCCAGAGGAGGTTGTGCCGGATGCCATAGTACCGATTTATTTATAGGTCGGGAAGCGCTCAACAATGGGCTGGATGCCACCACTACCGACAAAGGGTTGGCTGGAGTAACTGGGCTTGCTACCGATGAGGGTAAATTTAAAGTGCCATCGTTACGCAATGTAGCACTTACTGCTCCTTATATGCACGATGGACGTTTTACGACGCTTGAACAGGTCATAGAGCATTACAACAGTGGAGTAAAAGCACATCCGGCTTTAGACAACCGCTTGAAAGCACCAGGAACCAATCAGGCAAAAAAGTTAAACCTGACTGCAGCCGAAAAAACCGCTGTGATAGCTTTTCTCAATACCCTGACAGACAACACTTTTATCAATGATGAAAAGTTTGCTGACCCTTTTAAATAA
- a CDS encoding NupC/NupG family nucleoside CNT transporter, protein MDYFKGIIGLVVFMLVGYLVSNNRKAINWRLVGIGITLQIVFGLLIMKVPFVRDMFDAISTGFVRFLDFALDGSKFLFGDLANDKSSFGFIFAFQVLPTIIFFSTISAALYYLGILQKIVYAIAYVMSKAMGLSGPESLSAAGNIFLGQTEAPLLVKPFIKNMTKSELMCLMTGGMATIAGAILAAAVGVLGGADPVAKAKFASHLLSASIMSAPAAIVMAKIMIPETKDVNKSLELSKESLGVNLIDAMAIGAGDGLKLALNVGGMLLAFIAVIAMLNAGLVYIGDVLDVNQIIRVQTGGAFKALSMEYLLGQISRPFAYLMGVEWKDTLLVGSLIGQKTAVNEFVAYLDLSRMIKEGSLSEKSILVSTYALCGFSNFSSIAIQIGGISGMAPNQQGNLSKLGLRALLGATLACFMTATIAGAISG, encoded by the coding sequence ATGGATTATTTTAAGGGTATTATTGGTTTGGTGGTATTTATGTTGGTGGGCTATCTTGTTTCCAACAATCGTAAAGCCATCAATTGGAGGCTGGTTGGTATAGGGATTACACTCCAGATCGTATTTGGGTTGTTGATCATGAAAGTGCCATTTGTGCGGGATATGTTCGATGCAATAAGTACTGGGTTTGTGCGCTTTTTAGATTTTGCATTGGACGGTTCTAAATTTCTCTTTGGTGACCTGGCAAACGATAAGTCTTCTTTTGGTTTTATATTTGCCTTTCAGGTGTTACCCACCATTATCTTTTTCTCTACCATTTCGGCTGCTCTTTATTACTTAGGCATTCTACAAAAAATAGTATACGCCATCGCTTATGTTATGTCAAAGGCCATGGGTTTGTCTGGACCTGAGAGTCTGTCTGCCGCAGGAAATATTTTTTTAGGGCAAACCGAAGCCCCTCTGTTAGTAAAGCCTTTTATTAAAAATATGACCAAGTCGGAGCTGATGTGCCTCATGACAGGTGGTATGGCTACCATTGCCGGAGCCATTCTGGCTGCTGCAGTAGGCGTATTAGGGGGTGCCGATCCGGTGGCTAAAGCCAAGTTTGCTTCGCATTTGCTCAGTGCTTCTATTATGAGTGCCCCTGCTGCCATTGTGATGGCAAAAATTATGATTCCAGAAACCAAGGATGTAAACAAGAGTTTAGAACTGTCTAAAGAATCGCTAGGGGTAAACCTGATAGACGCGATGGCGATTGGGGCAGGTGATGGATTGAAACTAGCCTTGAATGTAGGTGGTATGCTGTTGGCATTTATTGCTGTAATTGCGATGCTCAATGCTGGATTGGTTTATATAGGCGATGTGTTGGATGTGAACCAAATTATCAGGGTACAAACAGGTGGGGCTTTCAAGGCTCTTTCTATGGAGTATTTGCTGGGGCAAATTAGCCGACCTTTTGCCTACTTGATGGGGGTAGAGTGGAAAGATACCTTACTTGTGGGAAGTTTGATTGGACAAAAAACGGCGGTCAATGAGTTTGTCGCTTACCTTGACTTATCGCGTATGATTAAGGAAGGTTCTTTGAGTGAAAAGTCTATTTTGGTATCTACCTACGCCCTTTGTGGTTTTTCTAACTTTAGCTCTATTGCCATTCAGATTGGGGGAATTAGTGGAATGGCGCCTAACCAACAAGGGAATTTGTCTAAGTTGGGGCTGCGTGCTTTATTGGGTGCTACTCTGGCTTGTTTTATGACTGCCACCATTGCCGGAGCCATTTCGGGATAG
- a CDS encoding DUF4291 domain-containing protein produces the protein MNLQTILYKDYETDLPQEGRHILGQMTNAENLIVYQAFNPSIAKYAVTHQQFGGSQYSFSRMSWIKPNFLWMMYRAGWASKPNQERILAIEISKQNFELILEEAIHSSYVAEVYGSRADWQAKLKASNVVMQWDPDHAPNGDKLQRRAVQLGLRNELLKNFGTHWAVSIQDITDFVLEQGKCLRGQKMDELLVMQEQVIAIDNPEVVKRLGLAV, from the coding sequence ATGAACCTACAAACCATTCTTTACAAAGATTATGAAACTGACTTGCCTCAGGAAGGGCGGCATATTTTGGGGCAAATGACCAACGCCGAAAACCTGATTGTTTACCAGGCTTTTAACCCTAGTATAGCCAAATATGCCGTAACCCATCAACAATTTGGCGGAAGCCAATACAGCTTTAGCCGCATGAGCTGGATCAAACCCAATTTTTTGTGGATGATGTACCGGGCTGGCTGGGCAAGCAAACCTAATCAAGAGCGTATTTTGGCCATCGAAATAAGCAAACAAAATTTTGAATTAATTCTGGAAGAAGCCATTCATTCCAGTTATGTAGCCGAGGTGTATGGCTCAAGAGCTGATTGGCAGGCAAAGCTGAAAGCAAGCAATGTGGTGATGCAATGGGACCCTGACCACGCCCCCAATGGCGATAAGCTACAACGAAGGGCGGTGCAATTGGGCTTGCGCAATGAGCTCCTGAAGAATTTTGGCACTCATTGGGCGGTGTCTATCCAAGACATTACCGACTTTGTGTTGGAACAGGGCAAGTGCTTGCGAGGGCAAAAAATGGATGAGTTGCTGGTAATGCAAGAACAGGTAATTGCTATAGACAATCCAGAGGTGGTGAAAAGGCTGGGGTTGGCGGTTTAG
- a CDS encoding MotA/TolQ/ExbB proton channel family protein — translation MKTFLDFIVNGGLFFTLPLTLFAGIILFFGVRLGLELFVAERALKPRVSKSLDTIIYLGSFSFIFGILGQLVGLYEAFNVLSKVGAVSPKILMAGLKVSTIPTLYGFGILLVASIVWFVFRRKLQSLTDQD, via the coding sequence ATGAAAACTTTTCTTGATTTTATAGTAAACGGAGGTTTGTTTTTTACTTTGCCATTGACCCTTTTTGCGGGCATTATCTTATTTTTTGGGGTAAGGTTGGGGCTTGAGTTGTTTGTAGCCGAGCGAGCCTTGAAGCCAAGAGTAAGCAAAAGCCTGGATACCATCATTTATTTGGGTAGTTTCTCGTTTATTTTTGGAATATTGGGGCAATTGGTCGGTTTGTACGAGGCGTTTAACGTATTGAGCAAGGTAGGTGCTGTTTCCCCTAAAATATTGATGGCAGGCCTCAAAGTATCTACCATACCTACACTCTATGGCTTTGGTATTTTGTTGGTAGCTTCCATCGTTTGGTTTGTGTTTCGCCGCAAACTTCAATCGCTGACCGACCAAGACTAA
- a CDS encoding sensor histidine kinase, producing the protein MKYKKVYGFKYLTHTSKVVHLLFWGVVWLFYTLFFGHQNAHYASSFLLVSLLLPITAATLYLLNYCLIPRFLLQKKYRLFAFFTFGIFVLSLWLQAWAIVLTIILVAKYQVSSMTPASLDVYFLIVGMYWVIFLGVAIKLFKHWYQSQQKNQWLVQYSLENELRLKEAELQLLKAQIHPHLLFNTLNSLYGLTLEKSDNAPEVVIKLSELLDYVLYKSNKPQVLLQDEIRHIQNFISLEQLRYENKLELHWQTEGQLAGQYIAPMLILPFIENCFKHGVSNEAKKCWINVSLKVNSDALQLYINNSKISGADLSLPYKSGNGIGLQNVQKRLNLLYKDQHTLKIEDKTDEFKVSLMLNFSQALSEK; encoded by the coding sequence ATGAAATATAAAAAAGTGTACGGTTTCAAATACCTAACACATACATCTAAAGTTGTCCACTTGCTTTTCTGGGGAGTAGTGTGGTTGTTTTACACCTTATTTTTTGGGCACCAAAACGCCCACTATGCCAGTAGCTTTTTATTGGTAAGCCTGCTATTGCCCATTACTGCTGCCACCCTTTATTTGCTCAACTATTGCCTGATTCCCCGGTTTTTGTTACAAAAAAAATACAGGCTATTTGCCTTTTTTACCTTCGGTATTTTTGTGCTTTCACTTTGGCTGCAGGCTTGGGCCATTGTACTGACCATTATATTAGTTGCCAAGTATCAGGTCAGTTCCATGACTCCGGCAAGCCTGGATGTATACTTTCTGATAGTGGGTATGTATTGGGTGATATTTTTGGGGGTGGCTATCAAGTTGTTCAAACATTGGTACCAAAGTCAGCAAAAAAATCAATGGTTGGTGCAGTACTCGCTCGAAAATGAGCTACGCCTTAAAGAAGCTGAACTACAGTTGCTCAAAGCGCAAATTCATCCTCATCTTTTGTTCAATACCCTGAACAGTCTGTATGGGCTTACCCTCGAAAAGTCAGACAATGCCCCCGAAGTAGTCATCAAACTGTCGGAATTGCTTGATTACGTACTTTACAAGAGCAACAAGCCCCAAGTGTTGCTACAGGATGAAATCAGACATATTCAAAACTTTATCTCTTTGGAGCAATTGCGTTACGAAAACAAACTGGAGTTGCATTGGCAAACCGAAGGGCAACTTGCTGGGCAATACATCGCCCCCATGCTGATTCTGCCTTTTATCGAAAACTGTTTTAAACACGGAGTAAGTAATGAAGCAAAAAAGTGTTGGATTAACGTGTCTTTAAAAGTAAATAGTGATGCCTTACAGTTATACATTAACAATAGTAAAATTTCGGGGGCAGATTTGTCGCTCCCTTACAAAAGTGGCAACGGCATAGGTTTACAAAATGTGCAAAAACGCTTGAATTTATTATACAAAGACCAGCACACCCTTAAGATAGAAGATAAAACAGACGAGTTTAAGGTAAGTTTAATGCTGAATTTTAGCCAAGCTCTTAGTGAGAAATAA
- a CDS encoding LytR/AlgR family response regulator transcription factor: MNCKCIIVDDEPIAIRVIANHLEKIPHIQVVAKCQHAMEALEVLQKNTIDLVFLDIQMPQITGIDFLKTLSHPPKVIFTTAYRDYALEAFDLEVVDYLLKPIAFDRFLKAINKYYRQSEGSLATVNNEEGNSVDAFIYVKADRKVLKVYLKDILYIESLKDYVKLHTVQKLIVTKQLISQFEQALPPALFVRTHRSFIVAMDRIEAFTAETIELNGQTLPIGRVYKNAVMGALNYKG; this comes from the coding sequence ATGAACTGTAAATGTATCATAGTGGATGATGAACCTATTGCAATTCGGGTGATTGCCAATCATTTAGAAAAAATACCCCATATACAAGTAGTGGCCAAATGCCAGCACGCCATGGAAGCACTAGAGGTATTACAAAAAAACACCATTGATTTGGTCTTTCTTGACATTCAAATGCCTCAAATTACGGGCATAGATTTTCTGAAAACGCTTAGTCATCCTCCCAAGGTGATTTTTACCACTGCTTACCGCGATTATGCCTTGGAAGCGTTTGACCTGGAAGTGGTAGACTACTTGCTCAAGCCCATTGCATTTGATCGTTTTTTGAAAGCAATCAACAAGTACTACCGACAAAGCGAAGGTAGTTTGGCCACGGTAAATAATGAGGAGGGCAACAGTGTCGATGCTTTTATTTATGTAAAAGCAGACCGCAAAGTGCTTAAAGTATACCTCAAAGATATTTTATACATTGAAAGCCTCAAAGATTATGTAAAATTGCATACTGTCCAAAAACTCATTGTTACCAAACAACTCATCAGCCAGTTTGAACAGGCGTTGCCACCAGCCCTATTTGTACGTACGCACCGTTCGTTTATAGTAGCAATGGACAGGATAGAGGCGTTTACTGCCGAAACCATAGAGCTCAACGGGCAAACCCTGCCGATTGGCAGGGTGTATAAAAACGCGGTCATGGGGGCGCTTAACTATAAAGGGTAG
- the priA gene encoding replication restart helicase PriA, whose amino-acid sequence MQTELNTTGSTEVITYFVDVILPVPIPKLFTYRVPLAMNDLIQVGARVIVQFGSKKVLTAVVAHIHKNPPTNYKAKYLLELLDEVPMVTPQQIEMFQWMAGYYMCYIGEVLNVALPSGLKISSQSKIQLNPNVDLVHADLSHNEQRLIEALQEAQSLSYTEASEVLGVRNIYQLIKSLVAKEIVLVFEEIRERYQPKKLKKIRLCKEYIEKQTLDTLSKSLEKKPKQQDVLLNYLRHVPVYKDWMLNEGGLAKSAFTKNETLSNSALKTLTKNGIFEEFEIIVSRFDEYIPDPNVKIELSERQQEVSGEIMLNFEEKDVVLLHGVTGSGKTEIYIDLIQKVFESGSQVLFLLPEIALTTQIVSRLKRIFGNQMGVYHSKFSDNERVEVWQGVVSGRFNFVVGVRSAVFLPFDNLGLIIVDEEHESSYKQYDPAPRYHARDMTLVIARQQHCKVLLGSATPSTESFYNAKMGRYGLVQLKERYGSARLPDIQLVDLTAERKKMKKRSIRFSSTLVQAIKERLHVQEQVILFQNRRGYSPYMSCRACAHIPKCENCAVSLTYHMYSNELRCHYCGHIEAPPRKCPACGSMEIATVGYGTEKIEDELKVMFTQARVQRMDLDTTRAKNSYQQIIQDFENQQIEILVGTQMLSKGLDFDNVSLVGIFDADRIINFPDFRSHERAFQIMTQVSGRAGRKDKPGLVLIQTADTQQDVLHKIIAGDYEGMYRKEIEDRQYFKYPPFTRLIKLTTKHIDKGASARAAQMLADKLTTKLGRDRVLGPEAPLVEKIRNKYLKTILIKLEREKIDLKAVKHFIQEQREEVLLSKEFKKLQIVIDVDPI is encoded by the coding sequence ATGCAGACTGAACTTAATACTACTGGAAGCACCGAAGTGATTACTTATTTTGTCGACGTGATTTTGCCCGTGCCTATCCCCAAGTTATTTACTTATCGGGTGCCATTGGCCATGAACGACCTTATTCAGGTGGGGGCAAGAGTAATTGTGCAGTTTGGTAGCAAAAAAGTATTGACTGCAGTAGTGGCGCACATTCACAAAAACCCACCTACCAACTACAAAGCAAAGTACTTGCTGGAACTACTGGACGAGGTGCCCATGGTGACTCCCCAACAAATAGAAATGTTTCAGTGGATGGCGGGGTACTATATGTGTTATATTGGTGAGGTACTCAATGTAGCGCTGCCCTCTGGCTTAAAGATAAGCAGCCAGTCAAAGATACAGCTCAACCCCAATGTCGACCTGGTACATGCCGACCTTAGCCACAATGAGCAACGCCTGATAGAAGCCCTGCAAGAAGCCCAGTCATTGTCGTATACCGAAGCCTCTGAAGTGTTGGGGGTGCGCAATATTTATCAATTGATTAAATCACTGGTAGCCAAAGAAATAGTGCTGGTATTTGAAGAAATAAGGGAACGCTATCAGCCCAAAAAGCTCAAAAAAATACGCTTGTGTAAAGAATACATCGAGAAACAAACCTTGGACACCCTTTCCAAGTCGTTGGAAAAAAAGCCCAAGCAACAAGATGTATTGCTAAATTACCTGCGGCACGTACCCGTATACAAAGATTGGATGCTCAATGAGGGTGGGCTTGCCAAATCTGCTTTTACCAAAAACGAGACCTTGTCTAACTCGGCACTTAAGACCTTGACCAAGAATGGCATTTTTGAAGAGTTTGAGATCATAGTATCCCGTTTTGATGAGTACATCCCTGACCCTAACGTAAAAATAGAGCTATCGGAGCGCCAGCAAGAGGTAAGCGGTGAGATTATGCTCAATTTTGAAGAAAAAGATGTGGTGTTGCTGCATGGGGTTACCGGGAGCGGTAAAACGGAGATTTATATAGACCTGATTCAAAAAGTATTTGAGAGTGGTTCACAAGTGCTGTTTTTGCTGCCCGAAATTGCCCTGACTACCCAGATTGTGTCACGCCTTAAGCGTATTTTTGGCAACCAAATGGGCGTTTACCACTCCAAGTTTTCGGACAACGAACGGGTAGAAGTGTGGCAAGGGGTAGTATCGGGCAGGTTTAACTTTGTAGTAGGGGTACGCTCGGCAGTATTTTTACCCTTTGATAACCTGGGGCTTATTATTGTTGACGAAGAGCACGAAAGCTCATACAAACAATACGATCCGGCGCCCCGTTATCATGCCCGCGATATGACCCTGGTCATTGCCCGCCAACAACATTGCAAGGTATTGTTGGGCTCTGCTACCCCATCTACCGAAAGCTTCTACAATGCCAAAATGGGGCGCTATGGTTTGGTACAGCTCAAAGAACGTTATGGCAGTGCCCGCCTGCCCGATATTCAGTTGGTAGATTTGACGGCAGAGCGAAAAAAAATGAAAAAGCGCAGCATTCGCTTCTCTTCTACCTTGGTACAGGCTATCAAAGAACGCTTGCACGTACAAGAGCAGGTTATTTTATTTCAAAACCGCCGGGGCTATTCCCCTTATATGAGTTGTCGTGCTTGTGCCCACATTCCCAAATGCGAAAACTGCGCGGTAAGCCTTACTTACCACATGTACAGCAACGAACTGCGTTGCCATTATTGCGGACATATTGAAGCCCCCCCCCGAAAATGTCCCGCTTGTGGCTCTATGGAGATAGCAACCGTGGGTTATGGTACCGAAAAGATAGAAGATGAACTCAAGGTGATGTTTACGCAGGCAAGGGTGCAAAGGATGGATTTGGATACTACCCGCGCCAAGAATAGTTACCAGCAAATTATTCAAGACTTTGAAAACCAACAAATAGAAATTTTGGTGGGCACTCAAATGCTGAGCAAGGGGCTTGACTTTGACAATGTAAGCCTGGTAGGTATTTTTGACGCAGACCGTATCATCAACTTTCCCGATTTTCGCTCGCACGAGCGGGCTTTTCAGATTATGACCCAAGTAAGCGGACGTGCCGGGCGTAAAGACAAACCGGGTTTGGTTCTTATACAAACGGCCGACACTCAGCAAGACGTTTTGCATAAAATAATTGCCGGAGACTATGAGGGGATGTATCGTAAGGAAATAGAAGACCGACAGTATTTTAAGTATCCACCATTTACCCGATTGATCAAGCTTACTACCAAGCACATAGACAAAGGCGCCAGTGCAAGGGCAGCCCAAATGCTTGCCGATAAGCTTACCACCAAGTTAGGGCGCGACCGGGTGTTGGGTCCTGAAGCCCCTTTGGTTGAAAAGATCAGGAACAAGTACCTCAAAACAATTTTGATTAAACTGGAACGTGAAAAAATTGACCTTAAGGCGGTCAAACACTTTATTCAAGAACAACGCGAAGAAGTCTTATTATCCAAAGAATTTAAAAAGCTGCAAATTGTCATTGATGTAGACCCTATATAA